The Persephonella sp. KM09-Lau-8 nucleotide sequence TCACGATGATAAAACTATCAGAATTTGATTACCATCTTCCTGAAGAGCTTATAGCAAAGTATCCTGTAGAGCCGAGGGATAGCTGCAGGCTTATGGTTCTGGACAGGAGAAACCAGAAAATAGAACATCGGATATTCAGGGATATTGTAGATTATCTAAAAGAGGGGGATTTACTGGTTCTAAATGATACAAAGGTTATACCTGCAAGGCTTATAGGCAGAAAAACCACAGGGGCAAAAATAGAGGTTTTGCTTTTAAGACCCTACACAGATAATGAGTGGGAAGTTTTAATCAAAAATATCAAAAGATTAAAGCCGGGACAGGAAGTTATATTTGGGGAGGATTTTAAAGCTGTTCTACTGGAAAAATATCAGGAAGGAAAAGCCAGAGTAAAGCTGATCGGGGATAATATAAAAGAGCTTATCAACAAATACGGCCATATACCTCTGCCTCCTTATATAGAAAGGGAGGACGAGGACAGAGATAAAGAAGCCTATCAAACAGTTTTTGCCAGAAAGGAAGGGGCTGTGGCATCTCCAACAGCTGGACTACATTTTACACAGGAGCTTTTGAAAAAACTTGAAGAAAAAGGAATAAAGAAAGCCTTTTGCACTCTTCATGTAGGGCTGGGAACATTCAGACCTATACAGACAGAAGATATAACAAAACATAAGATGCATGAGGAGTATTACCAGATTCCAGATGAAACATTACAGGCCATAAGGAAAACAAAAGAAAAAGGCAAAAAAGTTATAGCTGTCGGAACAACAGTTGTTAGAACTCTGGAAACTTATGCCCAAACAGGAAAAAAAGAGGGTTTCAGTGATATATTCATATATCCTCCATATCAATTTAAAATGGTTGATGCTTTAATAACCAACTTTCATCTTCCTAAATCCACATTAATACTTCTTGTGTCTGCCTTTGCAGGCAAAGATTTTATTTTTAAAGCTTACAATGAAGCAATCCAGCAAAAATACCGCTTTTTCTCATATGGAGACGCAATGCTAATACTCTGATTATTCCTCTTCTTCTTTTCTATACTCAAAAATGATTTCTATTACCAGCATAATTATAGAAATTACATTTGCTACAGCAGCACCTATTGCAAGACCAATAGCCAGTGGAACATGAGTTCCTGTGAAGTAAAGAATAGTTGCAGGTATAAGATGTAGATCCGCAACTAACGCAGTCGCCAGTAGCTCTGCTGCAAGTATTTTTTTAGCTCCAAATTTAAGAACCGTTGCCAGCAGGTTAACACCTATCGCAATTATTAGCTGATAAGGATCATGACTGAATATAAAACCCACATTACTGGTAAGAGCAAGGAATATAAAAAAGTCTGACCATACTTTTCCCCAGTTAATCATTTGCCTTTACCTCTTCTTTTTCTTCCTGTTTTATATGTTCCTCAAAGAAAACCTCAGCTCTTTTGAGGGCTTTTGGATGTCCCAAAACTATTAGAGAATCTCCTTCTTTTATTTCTGTATCGCCGGAAGGGGCTATCTTCATTTTTCCGTCTTCTCTAATAATTGCCACTATTGTTGCCCCTGTTTCCTGTCTCATATGAATATCTTTGAGTTTTTTGCCTATCAGGTCAGAGTTTGGTTCAACCCTTATTTCCATAATATCAATATCCGTTCTTTCTCCATAGGCAATCTTTTCAAGGAAACCAGAAAGCACAGGAGAAGGTGGATGGAGAACAAAAGAGGTTAACCTTCTTCCTACAGCCACATCTGGAACTATAACCTCATTGGCACCAAGAAGTTTCATCTTTTCTGCAGCTCCTTCGGTTGTCGCTGTTGCAAATACATAAAAATTATCTTTGTCCGGTCTAATCAGCCTTGCTGTAACTATAACTGATATATCCTGTGTGTTTTCCTCAAATGCTGTTACCAATCCCTTTGCCTTTTCTATACCAACTCCAAGAAGGACTGACCTTTTATGTGGCTCATCAATAACGTAAAATTCCACACCAAAATCAATTATCTCCTGCTCTTTCGCAGGGTCAGGCTCAATCAGGACAAACTTGATTTTTCTTTTTTTCAGATTTTTCATTACTTCTCTGGTAATGCCATTAAAACGACAGATTATATAGTGGTCTTTTAGTTGCTCCATCCTTCTATACATCCTCCAGTATCTAAAGATTTCATTTATATTGCTGGATAAAAATACATTAACGGTCATAACAAGACCATACATATAAACAAGGGGTATTGTTATTATGATAAAGACAGTTGCAAAAAATCTATTTATCATAAGATGCTCAGGGTCAACATCATACCCTTCTGTATAGCCAACAGTGGAGAATGTGATTACTGTATGGAAAAAGTAATTAAGAACACTTCTTCCATCACTTTTGTTGTTTATAATCATGAGCATTAATACGCCCAGTGTGGTAAAGAAAATAACAGTCATTAAAGGATATCTTAGCTGGAAAAGGATGTTGTAGAACTTTTCCTCATATATAGCTCTGTAATTTTTAGGTTTTACATTACCGTATGGTTTTTGTTTTTTCTTTTTTTTAGCCATTTTAGAAGTTCTCTAAGAGTTTTTCTAAGTTGCTCTGTCTAATTTTCCCTAAAATTCTGTTTACATACTTTCCGAGAATATCAAACTCAATATTTACCTTATCTCCTATTTTTTTATACTGAAGAGTTGTGCTTTGTAATGTGTGGGGAATTATATTTATGGAGAAACTATTCTCGCTGATTTCATTTATAGTAAGACTGATACCGTCTATTGCTATTGAGCCTTTTTCCACAATTAGATTGGAATATTCAGAAGGAAATGAAAAAATAAACTCTGTATGCTCTCCTCTGGGGGTAATATTTCTGATTTCTCCTACAGTATCTACATGACCCTGAACTATATGCCCTCCAAGTCTGTCTGAAGGTCTTAACGCCCTTTCCAGATTTACATAATCGCCTATTTTCAGATATCGGAATGTTGACCTGTTCAGAGTTTCTGGGGATACATCAAATTTGAAATAATTATCTCCCAGTTCTGTTATTGTTAAGCAGACTCCGTTTATTGCAATACTATCTCCTATCTGGGAATCTTCAAGGATTTTCTTTGCAGAAACTTTTATTTCTATACCATTGACTTGTGGTTTTATTTCCTGTATTTTACCAATTTCCTCAATCAGTCCGGTAAACATTATTTTCTTCCATATATTGTCTGGTATGCTTTGTAGTTTGTATAAACATATTTTACATAATACCTTGTTTCTCTGTAAGGTAAAAGTTCAACAAATTCTTCAATATTTTTTATTTCGTATCTTTTTAGAGTTCTTCTTACTGTCCCATCACCACCATTATATCCACCTGCAATATAAAATATATTGCCTTTAAACATTCTGTCTAAGTATTTTAAATACCATCTGCCATATTCTATATTTTTGGAAGGTTCAAAAAGCTGGACAATATCAAAATTTCTGTCTTTTTTCTGCTGAGCTATCCATCTGGCAGTAGGAGGAATTATCTGCATAAGCCCAACAGCATTAGCAAAGGAAACAACATAAGGGTCAAAAAAGCTTTCTCTTCTCATAATGGCATAGGTTAAATTGTCGGTGGCATATTTTAAGAATGGTTTTGGATATGCATAACGGACAAGATATTTCCTGTCTGATAATTTTCTGGCAGCAAGTTCAGGGAAAACCGCAGCAATAGATTCTACTCCGTGTTTTTTCATAAAATATCTGGCTTCTATATAAGCAGCTTTGTAATCTATAGGTTTAAGCTTTGCAATCATATCAAGGGTTTTGCTCTGATAGAATTTCAGGAACATAGGTTTTCCTTCAAATAATGGTAGTCCTAATTTTTCTCTGGCTCTGATTACATAGAAATCTATTTTTTTGATTGAAGCAGCTTTTTTTAAATATTTATAGGCTTTTGTTCTGTTTATGTCTTTGTAGGATAAATATAGCCAGTAATAGACTTTGGGCTTTTCTGAGAAATATCTTATATTTTTTTCCAAAATTTCTGCTGCTTTGTTTTTCTTCCCATGTATATAGTAATAAAGGGACAAAAACCATAGCTTATTTGAGTAATATCTGCTTTTTTCCGGAATAAATTGTGAATAGTAGAAAAAATCTTTATATTTTTGGAGATAAAAACTTTTTTTCATCAGATAGTTTGCTGCCTTCCAGATTAACTTTTTGTCATTGTATTTCAATAGCTCTTTAAAATACTTTTTTTTCTCTGACATTTTTCTCTGGAAGAAAATATATGAATAGACTGCAGAAGCTCTATACTTACCTTTTAGCAGAGAAATAAAATATTCAGCCTTCTGGTATTCCCTATTTTTCATATACAAAAGAGCACTATAAAGATATTTTTTCTGCCCATCTTTAATATATGGAAGCAGATATATTGCCTTTGTGAACATCCTTTTTGCTGCAAGTCTGTCTAAAACATTAAATTTTTCTTCTTCAGATAAAATATTGATATTCTCAAAAACCACAGGATATCCATAAAACCTATCGTAAGGGAAATAAAGAGATATTTTTTTAGCTTCTTTTATAGGGTCTTTTTTTAAAGACTTATCAATCTGGTATTTTAAATAGTAGTAAAAGGGAATATCATCCTTAAAAAGTGCCTCTTTGTCTATTTTTGACCAGTATTCAAGGGCAAGCTTAGGGTTTTTAAACCTGTTTATAGAAGCAAGATATAGATAAAAATAGCTATAAACAGCTGTATTCTTAAATTTTTCCATTTCAGGTAATAAATCTGAATAGTCTTCTTCTGCATAAACTCTGGTTCGAAGCAAATAATAAAGTGCATAAGGATATAAAGGGTCTGTCTGATTTATCTGAGAAAAGCACTGTTTAGCCTGTAAATATCTCTCTTTCTTGAAAAAATCAATACAATCCTCAAAGGCAAGGGATATTTTTGTAATTATAAGCAGTAAAATAATTATTTTTTTCATCATATCCTGAAATCAATGATAAATGCTGTTCCTTTTCCTTTTTCTGATTCCATACTTATCGCTCCATTATGGCTAAAAACAATTTTATAAACCATAGGTAATCCTAAACCTGTGCCCTTTTGTTTCGTTGTAAAGAAAGGTTTAAAAATCTTATCCTTATTTTCTGGTTCTATTCCCTCGCCATTATCTTCGATTATTAACCTTGCTATATCTTTATCCTTTAGTTTTATATATTCGGTTTTTATTCTTATAAATTTATCACCTTTTTTATCTTTCAGGGCATCGATACTGTTCAAAATCAGATTGAAAATCATCTGTTTTATTAGATTTTTATCAAATTCAAATTCGGGCATATCTGGATCTGTTTCAATGATAAGCCTGATCCCTTCATCATCCATATCGGGTTTTAGAAGCATAACAGAATTCTTTATTTCTTCATTTATATCTCCTTTTTGAAATTTAGGTTCTATAAGTTTTGAAAAATTCAAAAAGGATACAGTCATTTTATTGAGTCTATTAACTTCATCTTTTATTATCCCTGAAAATTCTTTAACCAGTTCATTGTCTATATTCTGCCTTAAGTAGTTTGCTGCATTTCCGATTGCATAAAGAGCATTCTTTATCTCATGGGCTATTTTTGCACTCATTTCTCCCATTGTTGCCATACAGTTTAAAGTTTCTCTTTCTCTATGGGCCTCATCTAATTTTCTTAAATATTCTTTCAGAGAAGCTACCATCATATAAAAGGAGTAATTTAACTGTCTTATTTCGTCTCCAGAAAGCTGTTTAAACTTTTCACAGGAAGAACATTCCTTTAAAGCAGTATCTCCTATATTAAGAAGGATCTCTCCCCCTTTTTCAGAAGTGAGCCAGCATTCTGATGTTAATGATTTGATACAATCTTTATCATTTTGGGGCACAGGCTCCACATCCAACTTAGAACTATCTATGTATGAACCTGTAATTTCTGTAATCTTATTTTTCAGATCTATTAAAGGTTTAACCATATGTCCTGAAATAAGAAACACTCCTAAAAATGATGCAATAATTACCATAGATGCTATAGCAAAGGTTTGAACTAAAATCTTAAATATCTCTCTATCTATTGATTCTTTGAGGGTTTTCAGGTCATGTCTTGTAATTACATACCCTATCGTATCAGAGTCAATTTTTACCGGATAATAGAATGAGATAATATTTTTATCTTTTTTGATATAAGGTTTATCGGGAATCTTTTTTAAAAAATCTTTTTCTGTTTTGCCTAAATTAGATAAATCTATATCTCCAATAATTCTTCCTCCTGTATCAAATACTTTCACAAAAAATACAGAAGGTAAATTGTCTATCTTTCTGGTCATTTCATCTATTTTTTCAAGATTTTTCAGGACAAAACTGTCTTTATAACTTTCAATTATATTTTTTATGTTTTCGATGATATTTTGATTTTTTTCTTTAAGTAGTTTCTGTTCAAAGCTATAAGCAGTATAAAAAATAGCTCCAACAAGAACAAGAAGTATATAAAATGAAGTGGCCAGAGCAACTTTCCATCGTATAGATAAATTTCTAAAAGGATTTATTCTCATAATCTACTGTATTAATGGATATTGGGATAGTATATCATTATAGTCCTTTACTATCCGAAACATCTCAGGTTTTGGTTTTTCAAAACCATCAATCCCTATTTTCTTAAGAAGTTCTTGATCTTTTAGGGAAAACAATGCTGTTCTTATCTGTTTTTGTAGTTTTTGTGGTAAAGATTCATTTATCACAACTATATATCTTGGAACATATGGAGAGCGAGCAATAATTTTAATTCCATGATCTAAAAATCCAAAAGCACTTTCTTCCTTAACCCCTGCCGCATCTGCAAGACCGGATAATACTGATAGTATTGCAGCTCTATCACTTCCAGAACTCCACATATCAGATATATCCGTGTATTTAATGCCATTTTTACTGAGAACATAAAGGGGCATTATACAATTACTGGCACATATACTACTGCCAAGGGTTATCTTTTTACCCTTAAGGTCATTAACAGAATTTATTTCTCCGTCCTTCCTGACAACAATAACTCCAGCTTCTAAAACATGACCTCGAATTTTTATAACTGCTGAAGCATCAACCTTATGTTTTTCCAATATTTTGTAATAAACAACTGGACAGACTATAGATATATCAACAAAATGTTCATCATAATACCTTAGTAAATTTTCATATCTACCAAATATTTTAAGCTCTATTTTTTTGTTTAATCTTTTCTCCAAATACTGAGATAGATTCTTAAATCTTTTATATTCTTCAACAGGGTTACCAGAAGAAAGAACGGCCAGAAGTAGCCGTTCAGAAGCTAAGGAGGAAAAAACCATAAAGAAAAATAATAAGAAAACTGTAGCAAATCTCATTTTTGCTTACCATATTTCTTTTTTACAGGTTCAAAATCATTAACTACAGCCGGAACAAGACGATATCCTTCTTCCTGTAGTGCTGCCAGTTTTGCAACCCCTGCTGGTGTGAGTATCACAAAGGAAGGGAAATCTTCTTTATCAAAACCGAAAGCCTTTGCAGCGTTATAACAGATGTAGAACTTAACACCATAGGAACCATGAAAGTTTTTAATCCTCTCAACTATTTTTTTGAAATATTTTTCATTCTGTTTGGCGAAAACAGGGATTTCTGCACCATGACTGACAACAACTATCTCAATCTCTTCCAATGGCGCATACTGGTTATATGCTTTTATATGGTTACTGATAAAATTTAAGGCCTTATCCACATCTTCAGGTTTGGATAGATTCCAGTCATATACAACCTTTATTGAAGGATATGTGCTGTCAGACACTTCCAGATTTGCACCCTTTTCTGCTGCAAATACCATTGAAACAAAAACCATAAAAGCAATTAATACTCTCATTTCAAACCCTCCTTACTGGAAAACCATGTATGCATATCCTTTGTTTTGCCAGTTAACAAGACCAACAAGTGCGGAATAAACAGGTTTCACAAATGAATAGATATTATCCTCAGATATTCCTCTTGCTTTCATCCCTGCCTTACACATCTCAAATCTTACCCCGTAAAATTTCACCAGATTTTCCAATCTTTCTTTTAACTCCTTCTGTTTTTTCTTAAGCTGAATATCATCCTTATAAGGTGATTTATCTAAATTTTTTATGAAAAATTTATACCCATCTCCATGCACCACTACCACGACTTTTAACTCCTTAAGGTTGTCCCTGTAATACTGGATATTGTTTGCAAGACCATTTATCAGATAGTTTTCAAAGATATGTAGATCACCTGAACGAAAGTCAATAACTACTTTTGCTACCTCATCTTCTCCACGGGATAAAGAAGTAATAAAAAGAAAAATCAACAAAATAAACTTTTTCATAGCATCCTCCTTGAAATTGGATTATATTTAATATAAAAGATATATTTACATATTGTAGTGTCAATTTTTATAATAATTATAAAAACTATTAAGGAGCAGACCATGGGTTACAGAGTTTTATTAATTGATGATGAAAAAAGTATCCTTAAGGTAATTAAAAAGTTCCTTGAAGACCAGAATTTTCAGGTAACAACTGCTGAAAACAAAAAAGAGGCTTTAAAACAGATTACAGCAAAGAGATTTGATATTATCTTGAGCGATTACAGACTCCCAGATGGAACAGGAATGGAAATTCTTCAGTATTTTAGGGAAAGGGACAAAGAAACTCCCTTTGTTATGATAACCGCCTATGGCTCAATAGATGGTGCCGTTGAAGCTATGAGAAAAGGAGCATCCCATTACGTATCAAAGCCTATTGATGCAGAGAATCTCCTTAAGATTATTCATTTTCTTATTGAAAAAAATGAAAAAAATGGTTTTGAGAATATGGAAGAGTTTGCAGGAATAATAGGAAAATCTCCACTAATGAGAGAACTTTTTAAAGAGATAGATATTGTAAGTAAAAGCGAATCAACAGTGCTAATAGAAGGAGAAAGCGGAACAGGAAAAGAACTTGTAGCAAAGGCAATACATAAACTATCCTCCAGAAAGGACAAACCATTTGTTGCCCTGAACTGTTCTGCAATTCCGGTGGAACTTTTTGAAAATGAACTGTTTGGTCATGAAAAAGGAGCTTATACCGGTGCAACAGGTAATGCAAAAGGAAAAATAGAACTGGCTGCAGATGGAACATTATTTTTAGATGAAGTTGGAGAGTTAGATACCATATCACAGGCTAAGCTTTTGAGGGTTTTGCAGGAAAAAGAATTTTACAGACTTGGAGGAACAAATACTGTTCCTGTAAGATGTAGAGTTATTGCAGCTACTAACAGAGACCTTGAAAAAATGGTCTCTGAAGGAAAATTTAGAGAGGATTTATTTTACAGAATTAATGTGGTTCATCTAAAAGTCCCTCCCCTCAGAGAAAGGAAAGAGGACATTCCATTGCTGGCAAAACATTTTCTAAAAAAATACAGCCAGATAAACAGGAAAAATATTGTTGATATTGATAAAGATGCAATGGAAGTCCTTATGAATTATGAATGGAAAGGCAATGTCAGGGAGCTTGAAAATGCCATAGAAAGAGCAGTTGTGATGTGTCAGTATGATGTAATTACCACAGAACATCTTCCTCCGAGAATAACTAAAAATAAAGCAAACAGTTCAACTCCAGAAATATCCGGAGAACTAAATCTCTTTGAACTTGAAAAAAGGGTGATACTAAAAGTTCTTGAAGAAACAAACTGGAATCAGACAAAAGCAGCACAAAAACTGGGGATATCAAGAAAACAACTTAGAACAAAGATGAAAAATTTCGGTCTGCTCCAGGCCTGATTGTCCCATTTGGGACAGTCCCTTTTTTATAAATTGTTCCGTTTGGGACAGAAATCTATCAGTCTATGATCCATATATAAAAATCTCTTTAAATATCAATAACTTATCTGTCAAATCATTTTTGGCACATCTGTTGCTATTTAAAAAACGAAAAAGAGGAGGTTGTGCAGATGAAGTATCTATACCTGCTTTTATCAGGTATCCTGATGATATCTGTCTTTTCTACAAATTCAAAAGCCGGACAGATTCAGTTTGAGCATCCTGATGCAAAAGAAATCATGCTCAAAGATATTCCGCCGGGACCAAGGCATTATGCAATTCCGTCTAACTGCAAACTGGACAATCCAGAATTTATTAAAAAGATGGCACCTATCGGCAAAAAGCTATTTAACAACAAAAAAGCTGCAAACTGTGTTGCATGCCACTGTGCTCCCGGTTCTGTAGGTTGTGGGAATATAGGACCAAATCTTGCCCATTACAAAAACACCCTTATGAAAGCACCTTATCTGGGAGGTCAGAAAAAGACAATTTCATGGCTTTACCAGAGAATTGCAGATTACAGGGTTCAGATTCCACCTAAGTATAAAAAAGAACCTTATTTCAACATAATGACAGTTAATCTCACAACTGGAAAGCTTACATACGACGATGTATGTGCCCTAACTGCATTTCTTCTCTCTCTGGAGTAAAAGATGAGAAAAGTGGTTCTTCTATTTTTCTTAATGGCAGGAATTTCTTACGCAGATATTAAGTGGCTATCTCTGGAAGATGGATTTTCCAGAGCTCAAAAAGAAAAAAAGATAGTTCTGATTTATATCTACTCCCCAAAATGCCATTACTGTAAAAAAATGGAAGCAACCACATTTAAATCCCCACAGGTACAGGAAATAGTAAATAAATATTTCATTCCTGTAAAAGTCCGTAAATGTAGTGAAGATGGGGCATTTGTAAAAGAAGAATACGGATATCTGGGAACACCTACATTCCATTTTGTTAAACCTGACGGCACAAAAATAAAGAGTCTTTTTGGAGCGTGGAGTAAAGAAGAGTTTCTGAAAATACTCAGATATTTCTACGCCGGAGCATACAAACAAAAATCCATGAATGAATTTTTTACAGAAGAAAAATAAAGGAGGTCAAAGATGAAAAGGAGAGATTTTCTTAAAGTAGCCGCTGCCACAGGAGCAGTGATGCTGGTAAGTCCTTCGGTGATGGTAGATAGCTTTCAGGCCAGAGCTGAGCTGAGGAAAAGAAGTTTTGAGGAAGCTTTAAAGGAAATCACAAAAGGTAAAACACCTGTAGAATCCAAAGAAGTAAAGCTCATAGCACCATCAATTGCAGAAAATGGTGCAGTAGTTCCAATTAAAGTTGAGGTGGCAAAACCAATAGAAGATGTAAAGGCAATTCATATCTTCGCAGACAAGAACCATGACCCCTGGTCGTGTAGCATCCATTTTACGCCGCAAAATGGAAGACCTTATTTTGCAACAAGGATAAGACTGGCTAAGACAATGAATGTTTATGCCGTTGCCGAGCTTAAAGATGGCTCATTTATCATGGCCAAAAAGCCAATCAAAGTAACAATCGGTGGATGTGGATAAAAAATGAAAGGAGGAAATAAAAATGGGTAGAACAGCATTAATCAAAGTAAAACCAAGAAGATATAAAAAAGGAGACATAATCAGGATAGATTCGGTGATTATGCATCCTATGCACACAGGTTTAGTAAAAGATAAGAAAACAGGGAAAATCATCCCTGCCCACTATATAAACAAGGTAGAAGTTTATTACGGAAATGACCTTGTTACAACAATTGATGTTAATGCCTCTGTAAGTGCGAATCCATACTTTTCCTTTTATCTAAAGGCAGATAAAGCAGCTCCATTAAAAATGGTATGGAAGGACAATAAAGGAGAAGTTACAGAGAAGACTATTCAGATTAAACCACAATAGGAGGTTTAAAGATGAAACTCAAATATATTGGTATGCTTGGCTTATGTATAGGTCTTACCTCTGGTGTTATCGCAGAGGAGGCAGGTCAGGCAATATCTGAGGAAGACTGGAAGTTGTATCAGGAAGGAATCAATCCGGGAGAAGTTTTTGCAGAAGAGGTTGGAGGGAGTCTGTTTGAAAAACCAATGGGTCCTAAAAATATATCCTGTGCCTCATGCCATACGAAAAATGGTGCAGTTGAAGACCGAGTAGCAACGGCAGCGGCTTATTATCCTAAATATGATAAAGATGCAGGAATGATAATCAATCTGGAGCAGAGAATACAGATATGCCAGAGCAAACATATGGATATGAAACCTTTCTCCCTAAAAAGTAAAGAAAATACAGCCCTTACAACATATCTCTACTATCTGGCACAGGGAACAAAAATTAATGTTGATACAAAATCTCCTATAGCAAAGGAATACCTGAAATACGGCAGATACATATTTACTTTGAAAAGAGGTGTAAGAAATCTATCCTGTCAGGTATGCCATGAATTTGCAGCAGGAAAAGTTCTTAGAATGCAACATCTAAAACCCCTTGGATTTGAATATAACGGAATAAAAGGAACCACTGCCGCAGACCACTGGCCTGCTTTCAGAATGACCAAAAACAAAGTTCAGACACTTCAACAGAGATTTCAGGGATGTCAGAAACAGGGAGGTCAGAAAAAACTGCCCCTTGGTTCAAAAGAGATGGTTGCCCTTGAACTATACGTAAAATCACTTTCCAACGGAGCAGAACTTAAAACTCCTGGGTTAAGGAGATAGGGAGGCAAAGATGAATTTAACAAGAAGGGATTTTCTTGAGCTTGCGGCAATAGCCGGTTTATCGCTGGCAAGTGGTAATGCCCTTGCACAATTAAGCAAACTTTCACCTGAAAAATTAATGGAATTTAAACCTGTAGGTAATGTAACACTGCTGCATATATGCGACATGCATGCCCATCTCAAGCCATTATACTGGAGAGAACCATCAACCCTTTTATCTCATCCATCCCTTGTAGGAAATCCCGGATTTTTATGCGGTGAGGCTTATTTGAAATATTACGGTATAAAGCCAGGAACACTAAGAGCTTACTTTGATACCTATATTGATTTTCCTGAACTTGCCCATAAATACGGGAAAATGGGTGGTGTTGCTTATATGGCAACCCTTGTAAAACAGATAATTGCAGAAAGAGGCAAAGATAAAGTTCTGTTTATGGATTCAGGGGATACATGGCAGGGCACAGCTGTTGCACTGTTTACAAAGGCAAAGGCAATAGTAGATGTCCAGAATGCTCTCGGAATAGATGTTATGGTGGGACACTGGGAGTTCACATACGGCAAAGAAAGGGTTCAGGAATTGGTTGAGAACCACCTTAAAGCTGATTTTATAGCCCAGAATATTTCTGACCAGATGTGGGAAGAATTAGTATTTTCTCCTTATGTAATAAAAGAGGTTGGCGGTGTAAAAATAGGAATTATAGGAAATGCATTCCCATACACACCGATTGCAAATCCTAAACAGTTTACAGAAGGCTGGAGTTTTGGTATTCAGCCTGAAAGACTCCAGCAGTTTGTAGATGAGCTTAGAAACCAGAAAAAAGTTGACCTTGTTGTTTTACTTTCCCATGATGGTTTCGCATTAGACCAGGCATTAGCAAAAATGGTAAAAGGAATAGACATAATATTCAGTGGCCATACCCATGACCCATCTCCAAAACCGATTTTTGTCAATAACACTATGATTGTTATTGCTGGGTCACACGGTAAATATTTAGGCAGATTAGACCTTGATGTAAAAAA carries:
- a CDS encoding DsrE family protein; this encodes MKKFILLIFLFITSLSRGEDEVAKVVIDFRSGDLHIFENYLINGLANNIQYYRDNLKELKVVVVVHGDGYKFFIKNLDKSPYKDDIQLKKKQKELKERLENLVKFYGVRFEMCKAGMKARGISEDNIYSFVKPVYSALVGLVNWQNKGYAYMVFQ
- the soxY gene encoding thiosulfate oxidation carrier protein SoxY — its product is MKRRDFLKVAAATGAVMLVSPSVMVDSFQARAELRKRSFEEALKEITKGKTPVESKEVKLIAPSIAENGAVVPIKVEVAKPIEDVKAIHIFADKNHDPWSCSIHFTPQNGRPYFATRIRLAKTMNVYAVAELKDGSFIMAKKPIKVTIGGCG
- a CDS encoding sigma-54 dependent transcriptional regulator produces the protein MGYRVLLIDDEKSILKVIKKFLEDQNFQVTTAENKKEALKQITAKRFDIILSDYRLPDGTGMEILQYFRERDKETPFVMITAYGSIDGAVEAMRKGASHYVSKPIDAENLLKIIHFLIEKNEKNGFENMEEFAGIIGKSPLMRELFKEIDIVSKSESTVLIEGESGTGKELVAKAIHKLSSRKDKPFVALNCSAIPVELFENELFGHEKGAYTGATGNAKGKIELAADGTLFLDEVGELDTISQAKLLRVLQEKEFYRLGGTNTVPVRCRVIAATNRDLEKMVSEGKFREDLFYRINVVHLKVPPLRERKEDIPLLAKHFLKKYSQINRKNIVDIDKDAMEVLMNYEWKGNVRELENAIERAVVMCQYDVITTEHLPPRITKNKANSSTPEISGELNLFELEKRVILKVLEETNWNQTKAAQKLGISRKQLRTKMKNFGLLQA
- the soxX gene encoding sulfur oxidation c-type cytochrome SoxX, producing MKYLYLLLSGILMISVFSTNSKAGQIQFEHPDAKEIMLKDIPPGPRHYAIPSNCKLDNPEFIKKMAPIGKKLFNNKKAANCVACHCAPGSVGCGNIGPNLAHYKNTLMKAPYLGGQKKTISWLYQRIADYRVQIPPKYKKEPYFNIMTVNLTTGKLTYDDVCALTAFLLSLE
- a CDS encoding thioredoxin fold domain-containing protein, whose product is MRKVVLLFFLMAGISYADIKWLSLEDGFSRAQKEKKIVLIYIYSPKCHYCKKMEATTFKSPQVQEIVNKYFIPVKVRKCSEDGAFVKEEYGYLGTPTFHFVKPDGTKIKSLFGAWSKEEFLKILRYFYAGAYKQKSMNEFFTEEK
- the soxZ gene encoding thiosulfate oxidation carrier complex protein SoxZ, which produces MGRTALIKVKPRRYKKGDIIRIDSVIMHPMHTGLVKDKKTGKIIPAHYINKVEVYYGNDLVTTIDVNASVSANPYFSFYLKADKAAPLKMVWKDNKGEVTEKTIQIKPQ
- the soxA gene encoding sulfur oxidation c-type cytochrome SoxA — its product is MKLKYIGMLGLCIGLTSGVIAEEAGQAISEEDWKLYQEGINPGEVFAEEVGGSLFEKPMGPKNISCASCHTKNGAVEDRVATAAAYYPKYDKDAGMIINLEQRIQICQSKHMDMKPFSLKSKENTALTTYLYYLAQGTKINVDTKSPIAKEYLKYGRYIFTLKRGVRNLSCQVCHEFAAGKVLRMQHLKPLGFEYNGIKGTTAADHWPAFRMTKNKVQTLQQRFQGCQKQGGQKKLPLGSKEMVALELYVKSLSNGAELKTPGLRR
- a CDS encoding DsrE family protein; the protein is MRVLIAFMVFVSMVFAAEKGANLEVSDSTYPSIKVVYDWNLSKPEDVDKALNFISNHIKAYNQYAPLEEIEIVVVSHGAEIPVFAKQNEKYFKKIVERIKNFHGSYGVKFYICYNAAKAFGFDKEDFPSFVILTPAGVAKLAALQEEGYRLVPAVVNDFEPVKKKYGKQK
- a CDS encoding phosphate/phosphite/phosphonate ABC transporter substrate-binding protein, encoding MRFATVFLLFFFMVFSSLASERLLLAVLSSGNPVEEYKRFKNLSQYLEKRLNKKIELKIFGRYENLLRYYDEHFVDISIVCPVVYYKILEKHKVDASAVIKIRGHVLEAGVIVVRKDGEINSVNDLKGKKITLGSSICASNCIMPLYVLSKNGIKYTDISDMWSSGSDRAAILSVLSGLADAAGVKEESAFGFLDHGIKIIARSPYVPRYIVVINESLPQKLQKQIRTALFSLKDQELLKKIGIDGFEKPKPEMFRIVKDYNDILSQYPLIQ